Proteins encoded together in one Colius striatus isolate bColStr4 chromosome 3, bColStr4.1.hap1, whole genome shotgun sequence window:
- the JMJD8 gene encoding jmjC domain-containing protein 8, with protein MAAARLALVLALCWARPAAGSDAPGGGWPAGAVPEEERCTVERADASLTASVFLRRFAFSRPVVIRGLTDNAAFRALCTRDKLLAAFGAHAVRLSTANTYSYRKVDVPFQQYVEEQLQPQDPARLGSDTLYFFGDNNFTEWGPLFQHYVPPPFRLPGTSAAYSFGIAGPGSGVPFHWHGPGFSEVIFGRKRWFLYPPDHTPHFHPNETTLAWLQHTYPRLPPAQRPLECTLRPGEALYFPERWWHATLNLDTSVFISTFLG; from the exons ATGGCGGCGGCACGGCTGGCGCTGGTGCTAGCGCTGTGCTGGGCCCGGCCCGCGGCCGGCTCCGACGCCCCGGGCGGCGGCTG GCCGGCGGGCGCGGTGCCGGAGGAGGAGCGCTGCACGGTGGAACGGGCCGACGCCTCCCTCACGGCCTCCGTGTTCCTGCGGCG GTTCGCCTTCTCCCGGCCCGTCGTCATCCGCGGGCTCACGGACAACGCG GCCTTCCGCGCCCTCTGCACCCGGGACAAGCTGCTGGCGGCCTTCGGCGCGCACGCCGTGCGGCTCAGCACGGCCAACACCTACTCCTACCGCAAAG TGGACGTGCCCTTCCAGCAGTACgtggaggagcagctgcagccgcAGGACCCGGCCCGGCTGGGCAGCG aCACCCTCTACTTCTTTGGGGACAACAACTTCACGGAGTGGGGGCCCCTCTTCCAGCACTATGTGCCCCCCCCTTTCCGCCTGCCGGGCACCAGCGCTGCCTACAGCTTCGGGATCGCAG GCCCGGGCTCTGGCGTCCCCTTTCACTGGCATGGCCCTGGTTTCTCTGAGGTGATCTTTGGCAGGAAG CGCTGGTTCCTGTACCCCCCGGATCACACTCCCCACTTCCACCCCAACGAGACCACACtggcctggctgcagcacaccTACCCCAGGCTGCCGCCCGCCCAGCGCCCGCTCGAGTGCACCCTGCGCCCCGGGGAG GCCCTGTACTTCCCCGAGCGCTGGTGGCACGCCACACTCAACCTGGACACCAGCGTCTTCATCTCCACCTTCCTGGGGTAG